Genomic segment of Streptosporangiales bacterium:
TACCAGAGCACCTGGACCATGCCGTACAACGGGATCGCCCAGTGCTCTCCCTTGTCGCGGTATGGGGCGGTGGCGACGTCGGAGAAACCGTGCCCGGCGTCGAGCCCTTCCACCTTTTTGGACACCGGCCGGACAGACCCGAGCGTGCGGACGTATGTCGTGAAGTCGGGGATGGTGAAGAGCACATCCGGCTGGTTACCTGACTGGATTGAGCTCGCGATCTTCGAATAGATCTCGTCCCAGTTCTGCACCTGCTGCTTGACCCGGTACTTGGGGTCGGTGGCGTTGTAACGGTCGATGACTTCTTGGAACGCTTTCACCCGGTTGGGCGGCTCCTCCATATGCCACAGCGTGAGCACATTCTTGTCGTCCTTGCCCTCGGGTCCGCTGGCACCGCCGCACGCAGCGAGCAGCGTAGGTGCGAGTCCCAGAGTCGCTCCCGCGCCGACCGTCTTGGCGAGGAAACGACGACGGGTGAGTGGTGCTCCGCCGTGGTCGCTGCCGGGCGTCTCGGACATTTTCAGCCTCCTCGTTGGACCCCCGATCGGTTACTTGCGAGCGCCACGCGCATCGCAGGCGGCAGTCACCCCAACGCCGCGGCCAGCGCGGCAACGACCGCGTCTTTCGCCCTCACCGTTCGTCTCCTTAGGGCCAGATCAGGCAAGCGGAAGCCCGGGCGCCCGTCTCGAGCCAAGTCGACGGAATCCTTCTAGAATCTGTGGTCAAATATAGGCAACCGCTCTAGAGCTGACAACAGTTCGTACGTTACTTTCAGTCACGTCCGGCGAATGCGGTTCGGATGCGAGGAAGCGCGATGAGTGCCAGGAGCAGCCCTCCGAAGTACCTGGCAATCTCCGCTGACCTGCGCGAACGTTGCCTGAAGATGCCGGTGGGCGCGCGGCTTCCCTCCGAGCGGTGGTTGGCCGTCGACTTCGGGGTGAGCCTGATGACCGTACGCCAGGCTCTGGCCGAGCTGGCTTCCGCGGGCTGGGTCGAACGGGTCGCCGGAAGCGGTACGTTCGTCCGGCGGCCCAGGGTAGAGATGGGTCCCAGCCTGACGTCGTTCACCGAGGACATGCGCCGACGGAATCTCAGGCCATCCTCACGGCTGATCAGCTTCGAGCGAGTCGCAACCGACTCCGATGTCGCACGCGAGCTCGGTGTCCGACCTGGCGACGAGGTGATCACCGTCGAGCGGCTGCGCTTCGCCGACGGCGAGCCAATGTGCCACGAGCTCGCGCACCTTCCGCTCCACCTACTCAGCGTGCTCGAATCGGCGGATCTCGAAGGCTCGCTCCACGAGGCGCTCACCGCGGCGACCACCGTTCTCGTCTCGGCGACCCGC
This window contains:
- a CDS encoding UTRA domain-containing protein; this translates as MRGSAMSARSSPPKYLAISADLRERCLKMPVGARLPSERWLAVDFGVSLMTVRQALAELASAGWVERVAGSGTFVRRPRVEMGPSLTSFTEDMRRRNLRPSSRLISFERVATDSDVARELGVRPGDEVITVERLRFADGEPMCHELAHLPLHLLSVLESADLEGSLHEALTAATTVLVSATRKVRALPAPPRECRLLDLPVGSPALEITDTFYDTRNRPVQTARSRYRFDRYEVLSKLSRQPNNSRPRQQPEEA